Proteins encoded in a region of the Streptomyces akebiae genome:
- a CDS encoding ATP-binding SpoIIE family protein phosphatase, giving the protein MDSTRVTEHPTSHERPQGGAGPTDPRGALLRTQEPMRTAPATALPAQARKGDAPAEPGTAAPCAKSGQAPSEHAQPALSEHSQPAATEPDPHRPRPAPETIPAQPGGEPDRSGSAAGGLERRGGQGVPPGAPMPMRRDGDRLRFVGAATRRIARGIDLDEIVMGLCRATVPTFSDAILVYLREPLPVGDERPTGPMVLRLRRTDRIPEERDTEGGFMPSSLQPEQPVDLAVVTAEQCEVRPGGALAEVLRGVRPVFADAPAAHDALPELLGPDAELTVPTGQRAILAPLRGRRRVIGAAVFLRRPERMAFEQDDLLVAAQLATHSALGIDKAVLYGREAYIADELQRTMLPEALPKCTGVRLAHRYLPAAETARVGGDWYDAIPLPGSRVALVVGDVMGHSMTSAAIMGQLRTTAQTLAGLDLPPQEVLHHLDEQAQRLGTDRMATCLYAVYDPVSHRITIANAGHPPPVLLHLGGRAEVLRVPPGAPIGVGGVDFEAVELDAPAGGTLLLYTDGLVESRLRDVWTGIEQLREKLAATAQLTGPDHPPPLEALCDEVLDMLGPGDRDDDIALLAARFDGIAPSDVAYWFLEPEEMAPGRARRLARHALSRWGLEELTDSVELLISEVVTNAVRYATRPVTLRLLRTDVLRCEVTDDVPQLPRLRQARATDEGGRGLYLVNRLAKRWGATRLSAGKVVWFELNQA; this is encoded by the coding sequence ATGGATTCGACACGCGTGACGGAGCACCCCACCTCCCACGAGCGCCCTCAGGGCGGCGCCGGCCCCACGGATCCCCGCGGGGCGCTTCTGCGTACCCAGGAGCCGATGCGCACCGCGCCCGCCACGGCCTTACCCGCTCAGGCACGCAAGGGTGACGCACCGGCCGAGCCGGGCACCGCGGCCCCGTGCGCGAAGAGCGGACAGGCGCCCTCGGAGCACGCCCAGCCGGCGCTCTCCGAGCACTCGCAGCCCGCGGCCACCGAGCCCGATCCGCACCGCCCGAGGCCCGCGCCGGAGACCATCCCGGCGCAGCCCGGCGGTGAGCCGGACCGGTCCGGCTCGGCGGCGGGCGGCCTGGAGCGGCGCGGCGGGCAGGGAGTGCCGCCCGGCGCTCCCATGCCCATGCGGCGTGACGGCGACCGGCTGCGCTTCGTGGGCGCCGCGACCCGGCGGATCGCCCGGGGCATCGACCTGGACGAGATCGTGATGGGTCTGTGCCGGGCCACCGTGCCGACGTTCTCGGACGCGATCCTCGTCTATCTGCGCGAGCCGTTGCCGGTCGGTGACGAGCGGCCCACCGGGCCCATGGTGCTGCGGTTGCGCCGCACCGACCGGATCCCGGAGGAGCGGGACACCGAGGGCGGCTTCATGCCCTCGTCGCTCCAGCCCGAGCAGCCCGTCGATCTCGCGGTCGTCACGGCCGAGCAGTGCGAGGTACGGCCCGGAGGGGCGCTCGCCGAGGTGCTGCGGGGTGTGCGCCCGGTCTTCGCGGACGCGCCCGCCGCGCACGACGCGCTGCCGGAACTGCTGGGCCCGGACGCGGAACTGACCGTGCCGACCGGCCAGCGGGCGATCCTCGCCCCGCTGCGCGGGCGGCGCCGGGTGATCGGCGCGGCGGTGTTCCTGCGCCGCCCGGAGCGGATGGCGTTCGAGCAGGACGATCTGCTGGTCGCCGCCCAGCTCGCCACGCACAGCGCGCTCGGCATCGACAAGGCGGTGCTCTACGGCCGCGAGGCGTACATCGCCGACGAGTTGCAGCGCACGATGCTGCCGGAGGCGCTGCCGAAGTGCACCGGCGTGCGGCTCGCGCACCGGTATCTGCCGGCCGCCGAGACCGCGCGGGTCGGCGGCGACTGGTACGACGCGATTCCCCTGCCGGGGAGCCGGGTCGCGCTGGTCGTGGGTGATGTGATGGGTCATTCGATGACCTCGGCCGCGATCATGGGTCAGCTGCGGACCACCGCGCAGACGCTGGCGGGGCTGGATCTGCCGCCGCAGGAAGTGCTGCACCATCTCGACGAGCAGGCCCAGCGGCTCGGTACGGATCGCATGGCGACCTGTCTGTACGCCGTGTACGACCCGGTATCGCACCGGATCACCATCGCCAACGCCGGGCATCCGCCGCCGGTCCTGCTGCATCTCGGCGGGCGTGCCGAGGTGCTGCGGGTGCCGCCGGGCGCGCCGATCGGTGTGGGCGGGGTGGACTTCGAGGCGGTCGAGCTGGACGCGCCGGCCGGTGGCACGTTGCTGCTGTACACCGACGGGCTCGTGGAGTCCCGGCTGCGGGACGTGTGGACCGGGATAGAGCAGTTGCGGGAGAAGCTGGCCGCCACCGCGCAGTTGACCGGGCCGGATCACCCTCCGCCGCTGGAAGCGCTGTGCGACGAGGTGCTGGACATGCTCGGCCCGGGGGACCGCGACGACGACATCGCGCTTCTTGCCGCGCGCTTCGATGGGATCGCTCCCAGCGACGTCGCCTACTGGTTCCTGGAGCCGGAGGAGATGGCCCCGGGGCGGGCGCGTCGGCTGGCCCGGCACGCGTTGTCCCGATGGGGCCTTGAGGAGTTGACCGACTCGGTCGAGCTGCTCATCAGCGAGGTGGTGACGAACGCGGTGCGGTACGCGACGCGGCCCGTCACCCTGCGGTTGCTGCGGACCGATGTGCTGCGGTGCGAGGTCACCGACGACGTGCCTCAGCTGCCCCGGCTTCGGCAGGCTCGGGCGACGGACGAGGGGGGCCGTGGGCTCTACCTGGTCAATCGGCTGGCGAAGCGGTGGGGGGCCACTCGGTTGAGTGCGGGGAAGGTCGTGTGGTTCGAGCTCAACCAGGCGTGA
- a CDS encoding transglycosylase domain-containing protein, whose translation MGRAEERRARQRGGRRAAPQRSSGGEAGTTTVIGAPEGGGRAAARAAAKAGGKKQQKSQQSFLRRLFTWKKILGTFFGVCLLGMGAFIVLYLMIDIPKGNPEALQESNVYKTSDGKIFARTGDTNREIVELEDVPKPVQLAFVAAENKTFYSDPGVDFKGMARGVINTLSGKGKQGGSTITQQYVKNYYLTSDQTVTRKLNELVISLKLERNESKDYILAGYINTSYYGRGAWGIQAAAQAYYQKDAKDLNVREGAYLAALLQAPSQYDLSTATPTGKKLVTARWNYVLDNMVEMQDLTKLTASEREGMKLPKPKEPQAAPDMEGQNGYLVTAANNQLARQLVANDAADNLEEAKTKIDAGGWTVTLNINPKKQAALEKAVKQRLTSKLDPKKRKVDKHIQAGAVSVDPKTGKVVAMYGGVDYVKHFTNNATRRDYQPASTFKPVILAAAVDEDAETQDGDPITASTVYDGDSRHKVTDDGTAVGFAPPNEDNVNYGDVTVQAAMNKSINSVFAQMGVDVGMEKVMEVAGKLGMDTEGMEAVPAQTLGSMGASPLEMAGIYATLDNHGKKVTPTIIASAEHRDGEVEFPEPIGEQVISVEAADTVTSVLTGVVDDGTAKTSVRDNPARNGQQVAGKTGTSDENRSAWFTGYTPNLVTSVGLFGEDMSKNGKHVSMYNALGEPRINGGGFPARIWATYTFGVMGKTTKFDLDTKQGAAVAPTESPTPSATPSETPSETPSETPSETPTTDEPTSEPPTTPETTPEETPETTPEETPTGDDGGIEFPTNPNDPQVDD comes from the coding sequence ATGGGACGAGCGGAAGAAAGACGAGCGCGGCAGCGCGGCGGTCGCCGCGCGGCGCCCCAGCGCTCGTCCGGGGGCGAAGCGGGCACGACGACCGTCATAGGCGCGCCGGAGGGCGGCGGCCGGGCGGCGGCGCGCGCGGCGGCCAAGGCCGGCGGCAAGAAGCAGCAGAAGAGCCAGCAGAGCTTCCTGCGCCGCCTCTTCACCTGGAAGAAGATCCTCGGCACCTTCTTCGGTGTCTGTCTGCTCGGCATGGGCGCCTTCATCGTGCTCTACCTGATGATCGACATACCCAAGGGGAACCCCGAGGCGCTGCAGGAGAGCAACGTCTACAAGACCTCCGACGGCAAGATCTTCGCCCGCACCGGCGACACCAACCGCGAGATCGTGGAACTCGAGGACGTCCCCAAGCCGGTCCAGCTCGCCTTCGTCGCCGCCGAGAACAAGACGTTCTACTCGGACCCCGGCGTCGACTTCAAGGGCATGGCGCGCGGTGTGATCAACACCCTCTCCGGCAAGGGCAAGCAGGGTGGCTCGACCATCACCCAGCAGTACGTCAAGAACTACTACCTGACGTCCGACCAGACGGTGACCCGCAAGCTCAACGAACTGGTCATCTCGCTGAAGCTGGAGCGCAACGAGTCCAAGGACTACATCCTCGCGGGCTACATCAACACCAGCTACTACGGCCGCGGCGCCTGGGGCATCCAGGCCGCCGCCCAGGCGTACTACCAAAAGGACGCCAAGGACCTCAACGTCCGGGAGGGCGCGTACCTCGCCGCCCTGCTCCAGGCTCCCAGCCAGTACGACCTGTCCACCGCCACACCGACCGGCAAGAAGCTGGTCACCGCGCGCTGGAACTACGTGCTGGACAACATGGTCGAGATGCAGGATCTGACCAAGCTGACCGCCTCGGAGCGGGAGGGCATGAAGCTCCCCAAGCCGAAGGAGCCCCAGGCCGCCCCCGACATGGAGGGTCAGAACGGCTACCTGGTCACGGCCGCCAACAACCAGCTGGCCAGGCAACTCGTGGCCAACGACGCGGCGGACAACCTCGAAGAGGCCAAGACCAAGATCGACGCGGGTGGCTGGACCGTCACGCTGAACATCAACCCGAAGAAGCAGGCCGCGCTGGAGAAGGCCGTGAAGCAACGCCTCACCAGCAAGCTCGACCCGAAGAAGCGCAAGGTCGACAAGCACATCCAGGCCGGCGCCGTCTCCGTGGACCCGAAGACGGGCAAGGTCGTCGCCATGTACGGCGGTGTCGACTACGTGAAGCACTTCACGAACAACGCCACCCGCCGGGACTACCAGCCCGCCTCCACCTTCAAGCCGGTCATCCTCGCCGCGGCCGTCGACGAGGACGCCGAGACGCAGGACGGCGACCCGATCACCGCCAGCACGGTCTACGACGGTGACAGCCGGCACAAGGTCACGGACGACGGCACCGCGGTGGGCTTCGCCCCGCCGAACGAGGACAACGTCAACTACGGCGACGTCACCGTGCAGGCCGCCATGAACAAGTCCATCAACTCCGTCTTCGCCCAGATGGGCGTCGACGTGGGCATGGAGAAGGTCATGGAGGTCGCCGGGAAGCTCGGCATGGACACCGAGGGCATGGAGGCCGTGCCCGCCCAGACCCTGGGCTCCATGGGCGCCAGCCCGCTGGAGATGGCAGGCATCTACGCCACCCTCGACAACCACGGCAAGAAGGTCACCCCGACCATCATCGCCTCGGCCGAACACCGCGACGGCGAGGTCGAGTTCCCCGAGCCGATCGGCGAGCAGGTCATCAGCGTCGAGGCCGCCGACACGGTCACCTCGGTCCTCACCGGCGTGGTCGACGACGGTACGGCCAAGACCTCCGTCCGTGACAACCCGGCCCGCAACGGCCAGCAGGTCGCCGGCAAGACGGGTACCTCCGACGAGAACCGCTCCGCCTGGTTCACCGGCTACACGCCGAACCTCGTGACCTCCGTCGGCCTGTTCGGCGAGGACATGAGCAAGAACGGCAAGCACGTCTCGATGTACAACGCCCTCGGCGAGCCCCGGATCAACGGTGGTGGCTTCCCGGCCCGGATCTGGGCCACGTACACCTTCGGCGTGATGGGCAAGACCACCAAGTTCGACCTGGACACCAAGCAGGGTGCCGCGGTCGCGCCGACGGAGTCCCCGACCCCGTCGGCGACGCCGTCCGAGACTCCTTCGGAGACGCCGTCCGAGACCCCGTCGGAGACGCCCACCACGGACGAGCCGACCAGCGAGCCCCCGACGACCCCGGAGACCACCCCGGAGGAAACCCCGGAGACCACCCCGGAGGAGACCCCGACGGGCGACGACGGGGGTATCGAGTTCCCGACGAACCCGAACGATCCCCAGGTGGACGACTAG
- a CDS encoding PadR family transcriptional regulator, whose amino-acid sequence MSIGHTLLGLLESGPRHGYDLKRAFDEKFGHDRPLHYGQVYSTMSRLLKNGLVEVDGIEPGGGPERKRYAITEAGITDVQRWLATPEKPEPYLQSTLYTKVVLALLTDRNAADILDTQRSEHLRMMRILTDRKRKGDLADQLICDHALFHLEADLRWLELTAARLGKLAEAVTR is encoded by the coding sequence ATGTCCATCGGTCACACCCTCCTGGGACTCCTGGAGTCCGGGCCCCGACACGGTTACGACCTGAAGCGGGCCTTCGACGAGAAGTTCGGTCACGACCGGCCGCTGCACTACGGCCAGGTCTACTCGACGATGTCGCGGCTGCTGAAGAACGGCCTCGTCGAGGTCGACGGCATCGAGCCCGGCGGCGGCCCCGAGCGCAAGCGGTACGCGATCACCGAGGCCGGCATCACGGATGTCCAGCGGTGGCTCGCGACACCCGAGAAGCCCGAGCCGTATCTGCAGTCGACCCTCTACACGAAGGTCGTCCTCGCCCTGCTCACCGACCGGAACGCGGCCGACATCCTCGACACCCAGCGTTCCGAGCACCTGCGCATGATGCGCATCCTCACCGACCGCAAGCGCAAGGGCGACCTGGCCGACCAGTTGATCTGCGACCACGCCCTGTTCCACCTGGAGGCCGATCTGCGATGGCTGGAGCTGACCGCCGCCCGACTGGGCAAGCTGGCCGAGGCGGTGACCCGGTGA
- a CDS encoding ABC transporter ATP-binding protein — translation MNPTSSPAPAGSLLVATDLRKSYGPTTALDGAEFSIHPGEVVAVMGPSGSGKSTLLHCLAGIVPPDSGSITYNGREMATMNDAQRSALRRSEFGFVFQFGQLVPELTCVENVALPLRLNGASRKEAEKTALGWMQRLEVDDLARKRPGEISGGQGQRVAVARALVTNPRVLFADEPTGALDSLNGERVMELLTDAARSTNAAVVLVTHEARVAAYSDREIVVRDGRSRDMERVI, via the coding sequence GTGAACCCGACCTCCTCGCCGGCCCCCGCCGGTTCCCTGCTCGTCGCGACCGATCTGCGCAAGTCCTACGGCCCGACCACCGCGCTGGACGGCGCCGAGTTCTCCATCCACCCCGGCGAGGTCGTCGCGGTGATGGGCCCCTCCGGCTCCGGCAAGTCGACGCTGCTGCACTGCCTCGCCGGGATCGTGCCGCCCGACTCGGGCTCGATCACGTACAACGGCCGCGAGATGGCCACCATGAACGACGCCCAGCGCAGCGCGCTCAGGCGCAGCGAGTTCGGGTTCGTCTTCCAGTTCGGCCAGCTCGTGCCGGAGCTGACGTGCGTGGAGAACGTGGCGCTGCCGCTGCGGCTGAACGGCGCCTCCCGCAAGGAGGCCGAGAAGACTGCCCTCGGCTGGATGCAGCGCCTGGAGGTCGACGACCTCGCCCGCAAGCGGCCCGGCGAGATCTCCGGCGGCCAGGGCCAGCGGGTCGCCGTCGCACGGGCGCTGGTCACCAACCCGCGGGTGCTGTTCGCGGACGAGCCCACGGGGGCGCTCGACTCCCTCAACGGCGAGCGGGTGATGGAACTGCTCACCGACGCCGCCCGGTCCACCAACGCCGCCGTCGTCCTGGTCACGCACGAGGCGCGGGTGGCCGCGTACTCCGACCGCGAGATCGTCGTACGCGACGGCAGGTCCCGGGACATGGAGCGCGTCATATGA
- a CDS encoding ABC transporter permease, whose translation MSSAVFRQWYRDLAMGMRFTFTGGREGWVRAVLTAVGVGLGVALLLLTAAVPNLLSAREARAEAREDRSIGYLDDQSKPTGESLVIADTDTEYRQREIRGRLLQPEGAKAPLPPGVAEFPAPGEMVVSPALSELLESDAGKLLRERLPYEMVGTIGQAGLIGSTDLVYYAGSKEIADRVDGSVVARIDAFGMDTTGLPDDEVDPILLLLTLVVFVVLLMPVAVFIATAVRFGGERRDRRLAALRLVGSDGRMTRRIAAGEALAGSLLGLLFGAGFFLLGRAVAGSVEVFDISVFPSDLDPSPGLALLVAVAVPTAAILVTLFALRGVVIEPLGVVRKAKPPRRRLWWRLLPPLAGLALLYPMIGQGSENGEFNEYMVTGGVVLLLVGITALLPWVVEAFVARLGSGAVSWQLAVRRLQLSSGTAARMVNGIAVAVAGAIALQMLFSGIEARYEVPTGQDTTRAQLELVLPEDARVSVVGEKLKRARGAQTTAALSSAAVSATAKDPELLTDLTVGDCAALRELATIPSCRDGDVFRVESADDPSVTEPAVPGKTLYFDPTYTGDEQGAEIAWKLPAAVREVPERVDALRNGTVGLLATPGALPAKTESEFYGTIYVRTDPKVPDALDEVRNAAVAIDPLIRTWEWETTRRVDQFADIRTGLLVGAAAVLTLIGASLLVSQLEQLRERRKLLSALVAFGTRRRTLGLSVLWQTAIPITLGLVLASTVGVTLGAVLLRMTNVKVSVDWSGVLAMTGIGAGVVVLVTALSMPPLMRMMRPEGLRTE comes from the coding sequence ATGAGTTCCGCCGTGTTCCGCCAGTGGTACCGGGACCTGGCGATGGGGATGCGGTTCACCTTCACCGGGGGCCGCGAGGGGTGGGTGCGTGCCGTGCTCACCGCCGTCGGGGTGGGACTCGGGGTGGCGCTGCTGCTGCTCACCGCGGCGGTGCCGAACCTGTTGTCCGCTCGGGAGGCCCGTGCGGAGGCCCGGGAGGACCGGTCGATCGGCTACCTCGACGACCAGTCGAAGCCGACCGGCGAGAGCCTGGTCATCGCCGACACCGACACCGAGTACCGGCAGCGGGAGATCCGGGGGCGGCTCCTCCAGCCCGAGGGCGCGAAGGCGCCGCTGCCGCCCGGGGTCGCCGAGTTCCCCGCGCCGGGCGAGATGGTCGTCTCCCCCGCCCTGTCCGAGCTGCTGGAGTCCGACGCCGGGAAGCTCCTGCGCGAGCGCCTGCCGTACGAGATGGTGGGCACCATCGGCCAGGCCGGGCTCATCGGCTCGACCGACCTCGTCTACTACGCCGGCAGCAAGGAGATCGCCGACCGGGTCGACGGCTCGGTGGTGGCGCGGATCGACGCGTTCGGAATGGACACCACCGGCCTGCCCGACGATGAGGTCGACCCGATCCTCCTCCTGCTCACCCTGGTCGTCTTCGTGGTGCTGCTGATGCCGGTCGCCGTCTTCATCGCCACGGCCGTACGGTTCGGCGGCGAGCGGCGCGACCGCAGGCTGGCGGCGCTGCGGCTGGTCGGCTCCGACGGACGGATGACCCGTCGGATCGCGGCGGGTGAGGCGCTCGCGGGCTCCCTGCTGGGGCTGCTCTTCGGCGCCGGCTTCTTCCTGCTCGGCAGGGCGGTCGCCGGCTCCGTCGAGGTGTTCGACATCAGTGTGTTCCCCAGCGACCTCGACCCCTCCCCCGGTCTGGCCCTGCTGGTCGCGGTCGCGGTGCCGACCGCCGCGATCCTCGTCACCCTGTTCGCGCTGCGCGGTGTGGTCATCGAGCCCCTCGGCGTGGTCCGCAAGGCCAAGCCGCCGCGCCGCAGGCTCTGGTGGCGACTGCTGCCGCCGCTCGCCGGCCTCGCCCTGCTCTACCCGATGATCGGCCAGGGCTCGGAGAACGGGGAGTTCAACGAGTACATGGTGACCGGCGGTGTCGTCCTGCTGCTGGTCGGCATCACCGCACTGCTGCCCTGGGTCGTCGAGGCGTTCGTCGCCCGGCTGGGCTCCGGCGCCGTCTCCTGGCAACTGGCCGTACGCAGGCTGCAGTTGAGCAGCGGTACGGCGGCCCGCATGGTCAACGGCATCGCGGTGGCGGTGGCCGGCGCGATCGCCCTGCAGATGCTGTTCTCCGGCATCGAGGCCCGGTACGAGGTACCGACCGGGCAGGACACCACGCGGGCACAGCTGGAGCTCGTCCTGCCGGAGGACGCCCGGGTGAGTGTCGTCGGCGAGAAGCTGAAGCGGGCCAGAGGCGCACAGACCACCGCCGCGCTGTCCAGCGCGGCGGTCTCCGCCACGGCCAAGGACCCCGAGCTGCTGACGGACCTGACCGTCGGCGACTGCGCCGCGCTGCGCGAACTGGCGACGATCCCCTCCTGCCGCGACGGCGACGTCTTCCGGGTGGAGTCCGCGGACGACCCGAGCGTGACGGAGCCGGCCGTTCCCGGGAAGACGCTCTACTTCGACCCGACGTACACCGGCGACGAGCAGGGCGCCGAGATCGCCTGGAAGCTGCCGGCCGCGGTGCGCGAGGTGCCGGAGCGCGTCGACGCCTTGCGGAACGGGACGGTGGGGCTGCTGGCCACCCCCGGCGCCCTTCCGGCGAAGACGGAGAGCGAGTTCTACGGCACGATCTACGTACGCACCGACCCCAAGGTGCCGGACGCGCTCGACGAGGTGCGCAACGCCGCCGTGGCGATCGATCCGCTGATCCGGACCTGGGAGTGGGAGACGACGAGGCGGGTGGACCAGTTCGCGGACATCCGCACCGGGCTGCTGGTCGGTGCCGCCGCCGTGCTCACCCTCATCGGCGCGAGCCTGCTCGTCTCCCAGCTGGAGCAGTTGCGCGAACGCAGGAAGCTGCTGTCGGCGCTGGTCGCCTTCGGCACCCGGCGTCGCACGCTGGGCCTGTCCGTGCTGTGGCAGACGGCGATCCCGATCACCCTCGGCCTCGTCCTCGCCTCGACGGTCGGGGTGACCCTGGGCGCGGTCCTGCTGCGGATGACGAACGTGAAGGTGTCCGTCGACTGGTCGGGGGTGCTGGCCATGACCGGCATCGGCGCGGGCGTCGTCGTCCTGGTCACCGCGCTGAGCATGCCACCGCTGATGAGGATGATGCGGCCGGAGGGGCTGCGTACGGAGTAG
- a CDS encoding carboxymuconolactone decarboxylase family protein, which produces MSLDTLRSLIPDYAKDLRRNLDAVLGDSGLSAQRLWGTVLATAIASRSAIVLRELAPEARARLSPQAYTAAKSAAAAMALSNVFFRTRHLLSDHEYGALRTGLRMNVIGDPGVDKVDYELWALAVSAINGCGACLDSHERVLRGAGVSRETVQEAFRVASVVQAVGVTLEAEAVLSE; this is translated from the coding sequence ATGTCGCTCGACACCTTGAGGTCCTTGATTCCGGACTACGCCAAGGACCTGCGTCGCAACCTCGACGCGGTTCTCGGTGACTCCGGGCTGTCGGCGCAGCGGTTGTGGGGCACGGTGCTGGCCACGGCCATCGCCTCGCGTTCGGCGATCGTGCTGCGCGAGCTGGCGCCGGAGGCGAGGGCGCGGCTGTCGCCTCAGGCGTACACCGCGGCGAAGTCCGCGGCCGCGGCGATGGCGTTGAGCAACGTCTTCTTCCGTACGCGGCATCTGCTGTCCGACCACGAGTACGGCGCTCTGCGGACGGGGCTGCGGATGAATGTCATCGGTGATCCCGGGGTGGACAAGGTCGACTACGAGCTGTGGGCGCTCGCCGTGTCCGCGATCAATGGGTGCGGGGCGTGTCTGGACTCGCACGAGCGGGTGCTGCGCGGGGCCGGTGTGAGCCGGGAGACCGTGCAGGAGGCGTTCCGGGTGGCTTCGGTGGTGCAGGCGGTGGGGGTCACGTTGGAGGCGGAGGCGGTTCTCTCCGAGTAG